The Entelurus aequoreus isolate RoL-2023_Sb linkage group LG08, RoL_Eaeq_v1.1, whole genome shotgun sequence genome segment ctctgcccagctctagacagcaccgacactcaacaacaacgcatcatttgcagactataagcggtagaaaatggatggatggataggtgaaatgacataatctcccacggcacaccagactgtggttggaaaaacactgatgtagtccGCAAGGAAGTctcttacatttagaaaaaaaaaaaaggactcctttaatgcgccttatatatgaaaaaagatcaaaaacaaCCATTCCTCGGcggtgcggtgcgccttataatccggtgcgccctatggtccggaaaatacaatgAATAGATTTTTTTGCGGCAATAATTCAAAAAGATGCAGGAGACATTTTTGATATCGGGCTAAGTAAAAGCAACACACTTTTATGTATTTTGTTAACAAAATGGATTTAGCAGCTTTAAATGGTTTTCACCTGTGATTCCCTTGTCATTGTGTTCTGATTCCCGCGTCTTCCTCCCTCTCCTGTTAACCAGGACTCTAACGATTTTCCCTTGCTGGACTTTTCCGCCGAAGTCGACGGCAATCAGAATTGCATAAAGGGAAGCGTTTTAACTTCCTGCGCCGGCGAGCCGACTGAGAACCCCTTCTGCCCGGCGTTCGGCTACTTCCCCGCCCCAGACAGCGACCCTTTCAGAGACGATCCCCTCTCCAGAACGCCCGGTCACTCGCACCCTTCGAGCGGGGACTCGGAACTAGCCCTCGGCCGGCAGGCGCTGAGCAGCAAGAGCATGATCCTGGCGCTCAGTAACGGCCAGTGGCCACTAGGGGGCGAGATAACTCAGGGCGGCGCCATCACCCTGATGGACGGGAACGAGTCTGGACCTGGTCTCTCCGCCAAAAACCCCTTTTTTGACTCCTCCGCCCTCTTTTCTAACGGGATAAGCCACGAAGCCCCAGTGAGTCATAGCAAGGACTCTGTGGTTCTAACCCCGCCGCCCCAGAGTTCTAAGGCCGGACGAAGTCGAAGGAGTCAAAAGGTGACGTTGTGGTGTGCGACATGTATTCACTGCATGTGTGATGCCTTCTTAGGTGGGTCCTTGCCCCTCCCCCCCACCGCGTAATTGGTCGCTTGACACCCCCCCTCTATCTCCGCATCTGCATGGGTGTCTTGGTGCTACGAGAAGGGATCGGGTCGGTCCGAACGCATGCGGTCACACAAGCTTCTTTCTGCTGTAACCTCTTGTCTCCTGTCTTTATCGCTAACGCTCACGTTTCCACCGACTGGTAAGTGGCAATGCATGCTGGGGGAATTGTTTGGGAattgtattttttgggggggaaaaaaataactgaCCGAGTGTGACCTCGCACTCTTTCTGTGTCTCTGGTTTGTCCAGTTTGCATGTGGGAAAATGGTCTGGGAATGTTTTGGTTGTAACGGCACCGTCAGTCAGAAGTGTACTTttaaaggtctcatatttttttactctttttaaaggagaattgcacttttggggAGTTTTACCTgtcactcacaatccttatgaaagacaaaaatatatggttttattttttcatgcattttaactcgtataTAAAGGCTAGCCAAAGTCAGCCAACAATGGAACCAACGTTTACActaggttggggttggggtttggggttagggtgtGCACTTTCTCGAAGTGCGCACTTTGAGAATGTGAAAAcgaaggaagttgaccgggaggaagtcgctaaagcttattgtcatacttgcaaatgggaCACAGCAGTTTGGtaaagggttggggttggggttagggtttgggtctgggttagggttgggtgaaAGTGCGCACTTTGAGaatgtgaaaacaaaggaagttgaccatgaattgatttgcgtggaccccgacttaaacaagttgaaaaagttattggggtgttaccatttagtggtcaattctaCGgaatagggtttgggttagggttagggtgcgcACTTTCTCGAAGTGCACACTTTGAGaatgtgaaaacaaaggaagttgaccgggaggaagtcgctaaaaCTTattgtaatacttgcaaatgagacaccgcAGTTTGATAGCTGGTTGGGGttaggggtggggttagggttagggtgcgcACTTACTCGAAGTGCACACTTTGGGaatgtgaaaacaaaggaagttgaccgggaggaagtcgctgaaacttattgtcatacttgcaaatgagacacagcaCTTTGATAactggttggggttagggtttgggtttgggttagggcTAGGTGAAAGTGCGCACTTTGAGaatgtgaaaacaaaggaagtggaCCGGGAGGTAGTCGCCAAAACTTATTGTTGTACTTCAAATGAGACACCGCAGTTTGATAactggttggggttggggttgggattaGGGTGCGCTTTTTCTTGAAGTGCACACTTTGAGAATGTGAAAACTAAGGAAGTTGACCGGTAGGAAGTCGCCAAaacttattgtcatacttgcaaatgagacacagcagTTTGATAGcgggttggggttaaggttagggttagggttggggttagggtgcgCACTTTCTTGAAGTGCACACTTTGAGaatgtgaaaacaaaggaagttgaccgggaggaagtcgccaaaacttattgtcatacttgcaaatgagacaccgcAGTTTGATAactggttggggttggggttagggtttgggttagggctaGGTGAAAGTGGGCACTTTGAGAAGTGCACACTTTGAGaatgtgaaaacaaaggaagttgaccgggaagaAGTCGGCAAAACtttattgtcatacttgcaaatgagacacagcagTTTGATAactggttggggttggggttagggttggggttggggttagggtatgCACTTTCTTGAAGTGCACACTTTGAGAttatgaaaacaaaggaagttgaccgggaggaagttgccaaaacttattgtcatacttgcaaatgagacacagcagTTTGATaactggttagggttagggttggggttagggttagggtatgcACTTTCTTGAAGTGCACACTTTGAGAttatgaaaacaaaggaagttgaccgggaggaagttgccaaaacttattgtcatacttgcaaatgagacacagcagTTTGATaactggttagggttagggttggggttagggttggggttcggGTTAGGGTATGCACTTTCTTGAAGTGCACACTTTGTGAAtgggaaaacaaaggaagttgactgggAAGAAGTTGCCAAAACTTATTGTcacacttgcaaatgagacacagcagTTTGATAGCTGGTTGGGGttaggggtggggttagggttagggtgcgcACTTTCTCGAAGTGCACACTTTGGGaatgtgaaaacaaaggaagttgaccgggaagaAGGTGCTAAaacttattgtcatacttgcaaatgagagacAGCAGTTTGATAactggttggggttggggttagggtttgggttagggctaGGTGAAAGTGGGCACTTTGAGaatgtgaaaacaaaggaagttgaccgggaagaAGTCGGCAAaacttattgtcatacttgcaaatgagacacagcagTTTGATAactggttagggttggggttggggttagggtatgCACTTTCTTGAAGTGCACACTTTGAGAttatgaaaacaaaggaagttgaccgggaggaagttgcCAAAACTTATTGTCATACTTTCAAATGAGACAGAGCAGTTTGATAACTGGTTGGGGTTCGGGTTAGGGTATGCACTTTCTTGAAGTGCACACTTTGCAaatgtgaaaacaaaggaagttgactgggAAGAAGTTGCCAAAACTTATTGTcacacttgcaaatgagacacagcagTTTGATAGCTGGTTGAGGttaggggtggggttagggttagggtgcgcACTTTCTCGAAGTGCACACTTTGGGaatgtgaaaacaaaggaagttgaccgggaggaagtcgctaaaacttattgtcatacttgcaaatgagagacAGCAGTTTGGTaactggttagggttaggataagGGTTGGGGacagggtttgggttggggttagggttagggtgtgcACTTTTTCGAAGTGCGCATgataatagttagcttgtgtcacataccaagttatatgactccaaGGTGTATTGCTGGGGaattagaggaaaaaaaaaagtaaatttagcaaaaaaaagttagcactttaattttagcatgctaacgcttgcatgctaacagttttcaagtgtcatataccaagttatatgactctggggtaaacggttgcaaaactagctcaaaaagttagcacactaattttagcatgctagaaaGCTAACGgtggcatgctatcagttagcatgtgtcacatagcaagttgcaataataatatgggctgcttgcattgcagcaggcccataattatggACCAAAGTATGCTAGGGGACCTTTTTAAAAGGACTAAGGCACATGGAGCTTGACCTCACTACTATCCCTTAATAGTCCACAGCAAATGACTTGTTCGGAGCAGAACTCTTCGCTGCTCCTGGTCAACCTGCCGGGTCATCGGCTGCAGGTGACCTCTTCAACAAGTCCGCTCCGTCGTCCATCGCGGCTTTAGGTAAGCACCGTCTTTTCATCAAGAGTTTTTGACCGGCGTTTAACCAAAATGTGGTCACGTCCAGGAGATCTGCAGTTAGGTGCACCAGCCAGCACCGGCATGTGGGCAGCCTCCACTGTCGCACCGTCCATGTACGGGCCCCCCAGGCCCACCTACCCTCAGCCGTCCGCCTTTGGCGGTCTCCCCATCCCCCCCGGCGCCTGGGGCCAGCAGATGCCGCCTCAGTACGGCGCCCCACATCTAGCCCCGCCCCACGGCTGGGGTCAGCCTCCTCCTGTCGGCCCGCTCGGGGCTCCGGGTTGGGGTCAGCCGGCCTCCACCAACCCTTTCCAGCCGGGCCCCTTCCACATGATGGGCGAGCTGCCGGGCCCGTCCCGCCCGCCCCCCCGGCCGCCGGCGAAGGAGCCACCCAAGGTTGAGAACAATGCCTTCACCGCCTTGGACCCCCTcggggagaaggagaagaagaccgGGAAGGACATGTTCAAGGATTTCCAGCTCGCCAAGCCCCCCGCCATACCTGCCAGGAAAGGCGAGCAGGTGACCCCCGCCGCTCCCGACGGCAAAGAATCGGGGGCTTTCGACCAGTACTTCTCCAATAAAGTAGGCATGGCCCAAGACGCTGCCGACCACGACGACTTTGACATCAATCAAATATCAGTGACTGCTAACGGTAAGGCACCAGCAGGGGGCGCACACCTTTCCTCAGGTAGAGATGTGGCGTTCGTGAACAAATGTAGTGTTTTGAACCGCTCTTTTAGGTGAACGATGAGAACCGATTCCCAGTTAAGAGTCGTTTGTTTGGGAGCGGTTTTTATGCACATGCTAATTGCCCACCCTGCACCACCCGACCGGCAACTGTATGGAGtgagtagaatagaatagaatagaacaggggtcaccaacgcggtgcccgtaaggaccagatgagtagcccgccggcctgttctaaaaatagctcaaatagcagcacttaccagtgagctgcctctattttttaagttgtatttatttactagcaagctggtctcgctttgcccgccatttttaattctaagagagacaaaactcaaatagaatttgaaaatccaagaaaatattttaaagacttggtcttcacttgtttaaataaattcataattttttttacttagcttcttataactttcagaaagacaattttagagaaaaaaatacaaccttaaaaatgattttaggatttttaaacacatatacctttttaccttttaaattccttcctcttctttcctgacaatttaaatcaatgttcaagtaaattaattttttttattgtaaagaataataaatacattttaatttaattcttcattttagttttgtgacgaagaatatttgtgaaatatttcttcaaagttattatgattaaaatttttaaaaaaaatattctggcaaatctagaaaatctgtagaatcaaatttaaatcttatttcaaagtcttttaaatttcttttaaaatctttgttctggaaaatctagaagaaataatgatttgtctttgttagaaatatagcttggtccaatttgttatatattctaacaaagtgcagattggattttaacctatttaaaacatgtcttcaaaattctaaaattaatcttaatcaggaaaaattactaatgatgttccataaattattttttaaattttttcaaaaagattcgaattagctagtttttctcaatttttttcggttgaatttagaatttttaagagtcgaaattgaagataaactatgtttcaaaatttaattgtcatttttttttcgtgttttctcctcttttaaaccgttcaattaagtgtaaatatcattaattattaataataacatagagttaaaggtcaattgagcaaattggctatttctggcaatttatttaagtgtgtatcaaactggtagcccttcgcattaatcagtacccaagaagtagctcttggtttcaaaaaggttggtgaccccgggAATAGaatgtactttattgatccctgggggaaattcagcaccacagtttgctcacaatagacaataaacacttaggtattttttacatgtgaataatataaatacagtctattatactgcattattcacatgtccatccatccattttctaccgcttattccctacggggtcgcggggggcgctggagcctatctcagttacaatcgggcggaaggcggggtacacccaggacaagtcgccacctcatcgcagggccaacacagatagagatagacagacaacattcacactcacattcacacactagggccaatttagtgttgccaatcaacctatccccaggtgcatgtttttggcggtgggaggaagccggagtacccggagggaacccacgcagtcacggggagaacatgcaaactccacacagaaacatgtgaataatgtaaatacagtctattatacagcattattcacatgtgaataacataaatacagtctattatacagcattattcacatgtgaataatgtaaatagtctattatacagcattattcacatgtgaataacataaatacagtctattatacagcattattcacatgtgaataatataaatagtctattatacagcattattcacatgtgaataatataaatagtctattatacagcattattcacatgtgaataacataaatacagtctattatacagcattattcacatgtgaataatgtaaatacagtctattatacagcattattcacatgtgaataatataagtagtctattatacagcattattcacatgtgaataacataaatacagtctattatacagcattattcacatgtaaataacataaatacagtctattatacagcattattcacatgtgaataatgtaaatagtctattatacagcattattcacatgtgaataacataaatacagtctatacagcattattcacatgtgaataacataaatacagtctattatatagcattattcacatgtgaataatgtaaatagtctattatacagcattattcacatgtgaataacataaatagtctattatatagcattattcacatgtgaataatgtaaatagtctattatacagcattattcacatgtgaataacataaatacagtctattatacagcattattcacatgtgaataacataaatacagtctattatacagcattattcacatgtgaataacgtaaatacagtctattatacagcattattcacatgtgaataatataaatacagtctattatacagcattattcacgtgtgaataatgtaaatacagtctattatacagcattattcacatgtgaatgtaaatgcagtctattatacagcattattcacatgtgaataacataaatacagtattatacagcattattcacatgtgaataacataaatacagtttattatacaacattattcacatgtgaataacataaatacagtctattatacagcattattcacatgtgaataatataaatacagtctattatacagcattattcacatgtgaataacataaatacagtctattatacagcattattcacatgtgaataacataaatacagtctattatacagcattattcacatgtgaataatgtaaatacagtctattatacagcattattcacatgtgaataacataaatacagtctattatacagcattattcacatgtgaataatgtaaatacagtctattatacagcattattcacatgtgaataatgtaaatacagtctattatacagcattattcacatgtgaataatgtaaatacagtctattatacagcattattcacatgtgaataacgtaaatacagtctattatacagcattattcacatgtgaataacataaattaaTTGTTAAATTACTACACATATTAACATTATAGAAAATTCAAACTTgtgatgtcactgccaaagcatggaaatatggcaCCGCCTTATAAACTGTTGATAatggaaagacaaaaaaaaaagaaattatagcCAGTATTTCAGAATGTTTCCCACCATTAGTGTAATATTTGTgtaatttaaattatatatatatatatatatgtatatatacgtatatatgtatatgtatatatatatgtgtgtgtgtgtgtgtgtgtgtgtgtgtgtgtgtgtgtgtgtgtgtgtgtgtgtgtgtgtgtgtgtgtgtgtgtgtgtgtgtgtgtgtgtgtgtgtgtgtgtgtgtgtgtgtgtgtgtgtgtgtgtgtgtgtgtgtgtgtgtgtgtgtgtgtgtgtgtgtgtgttagcagtgattgtttccttgataaaaaaaaccaacaataatAATGAGCCAGTCTTTTGAgcggctctt includes the following:
- the LOC133656163 gene encoding LOW QUALITY PROTEIN: disabled homolog 2-like (The sequence of the model RefSeq protein was modified relative to this genomic sequence to represent the inferred CDS: inserted 1 base in 1 codon); protein product: MSAEVEINVAAPADPDVAPPPSASGSPPASPATAASXVPFRKDKKKLPEKNDEYLLARFRGDGVRYKAKLIGVDDVPEARGDKMCQDSMMKLKGMAIAARSQGKHKQRIWVNISMSGIKIIDEKSGVIEHEHLVNKISFIARDVTDNRAFGYVCGAEGQHQFFAIKTAQQAEPLVIDLKDLFQVIFNMRKKEAEASLKGENGNTVVENGSNAMGSGAKDSQPVEQLDLFGDMSTPPDIHSPNDSNDFPLLDFSAEVDGNQNCIKGSVLTSCAGEPTENPFCPAFGYFPAPDSDPFRDDPLSRTPGHSHPSSGDSELALGRQALSSKSMILALSNGQWPLGGEITQGGAITLMDGNESGPGLSAKNPFFDSSALFSNGISHEAPVSHSKDSVVLTPPPQSSKAGRSRRSQKSTANDLFGAELFAAPGQPAGSSAAGDLFNKSAPSSIAALGDLQLGAPASTGMWAASTVAPSMYGPPRPTYPQPSAFGGLPIPPGAWGQQMPPQYGAPHLAPPHGWGQPPPVGPLGAPGWGQPASTNPFQPGPFHMMGELPGPSRPPPRPPAKEPPKVENNAFTALDPLGEKEKKTGKDMFKDFQLAKPPAIPARKGEQVTPAAPDGKESGAFDQYFSNKVGMAQDAADHDDFDINQISVTANDAPKMAPAPGLNAAGLLDGAFSSGPALNNSGQGLNVDMFDEAFGAPNSSPFGAPPAATTAPVGQNSDAFGDPFGNPFA